Proteins co-encoded in one Arachis hypogaea cultivar Tifrunner chromosome 11, arahy.Tifrunner.gnm2.J5K5, whole genome shotgun sequence genomic window:
- the LOC112719982 gene encoding uncharacterized protein, giving the protein MNTLSQIFQNMFSDNSNIMLAAIISLLLVILFVLLLHLYAKWFLAQAQAQANARRRRRRRRRAATVTVSDVLGPARFHHFHSFNIEDSPIFPSSSSSHHNTSKGLDSSIIARIPLFIYTTTNSEVLKGSEEVENSDELECVICLSSFEDGEMGRCLPKCGHGFHVECIDMWLNSHSNCPICRAPIIISSGIVVENDNSQLGSVIDDGGDHNDHDHDHVHVHNVDDGSGASALVEIVVDDFGQSSEIRENNENGERVSSSSDSSVSETETSTSLVIVGCSLKRMLSKVFPSSNNANVNELQT; this is encoded by the coding sequence atgaACACTTTGAGTCAAATATTCCAAAACATGTTCTCAGACAACAGCAACATAATGCTTGCAGCCATAATATCTTTGCTCCTTGTAATCctctttgtccttctcctccatctCTATGCTAAATGGTTCCTAGCTCAGGCTCAGGCTCAGGCAAATGCTCGCCGCCGTCGTCGCCGCCGCCGCAGAGCAGCCACAGTAACTGTTTCTGATGTTCTTGGCCCTGCAAGGTTCCACCACTTCCACAGCTTCAACATAGAAGATTCACCAATATTCCCATCATCATCAAGTTCTCATCACAATACATCAAAAGGGTTAGATTCTTCTATCATTGCAAGAATTCCTCTTTTCATTTATACTACTACTAATTCAGAAGTATTGAAAGGTAGTGAAGaagttgagaatagtgatgagctTGAGTGTGTGATTTGTTTGAGTTCTTTTGAAGATGGAGAGATGGGAAGGTGTTTACCAAAATGTGGACATGGTTTTCATGTTGAATGCATTGATATGTGGCTGAATTCTCATTCAAATTGTCCAATTTGCAGGGCTCCAATAATTATTAGTAGTGGGATTGTTGTTGAGAATGACAATTCCCAATTAGGTTCTGTTATTGATGATGGGGGTGATCATAATGATCATGATCATGATCATGTTCATGTTCATAATGTTGATGATGGTAGTGGTGCCTCTGCTTTAGTTGAGATTGTGGTTGATGATTTTGGTCAAAGTTctgaaattagagagaataaTGAAAATGGAGAAAGAGTGAGTAGTAGCAGTGATTCTTCTGTCTCAGAAACAGAAACCTCAACATCTTTGGTAATTGTTGGTTGTTCTTTGAAGAGAATGTTGAGCAAAGTTTTTCCATCTTCTAATAATGCAAATGTAAATGAATTACAAACTTAG